The DNA sequence TGGAGTGATTCCCAACTACCATCATATGGCAATTGAACAATTTCTTCTTTCTTTACTTCTGATTTACAAGCCAGCAATATTAAAGACATTATTACTGTTAAAAATAAAAATTTAGTTTTCATATTAATTAAAAGCTGTTTTTATGTCGTTAATTGATACTCCAAAAAGTTCTTTTACCAAAGGATTCAATGTTGTTTCATCCCCTTCAATATGATAAGTGGTTTGAATATGTGTGCCACTTTCTTCAGCCTTTAAAGCTAATGCAGGAGAAGAGGTTTCTAACTCATAAAAAGGCCCTAAAGGTTTAGCTCCAGGTTCTGGTGCGCCATCGTTATAAGCATTAATAACATCTCCACTAAAAGGTTCTTCTTGAATTTCCCACATCGAGTTTACGTAATCTGTAACATTTTTAGGCTTGTTGTATTTTACAATAGTTAAAATTCCGTTTGCTGAATCGTAAGAACCTGCGATATCTTTTGCTCTCATTGGCGTTAAACCTATTTTACTTCTGTATTCTCCATCGCCTTTAAAGAAAATGGCATTTTCTTTTACCACCAATCTATCTGCGGGTACTTTTCCAAAATACGTGTCGTTTACTACCTTTCCTAATGCAGCATCATCTCCTTGAACATAAGGAATTACAATAGTGGTATTTGGCGAGTGATTAAACATGCCTAACAACCAAATAGACAATAAACCGCTGTCTTTTTTCCAATCTTTTTTTCCAATATTGATTAATGTATTGGTGGTTTGATATGCCACAGTTTTTAAATTTTCTGAAAGGGATTGCAAGCCCAATTCTTTTTGAATATCGTCTTTAGAAAGAATAGCTACTTCTCTTTCTATTTCCATATCGAACTGGAACCCTGAATAATTTTTTAAAGATGCTTTTTTAGTAAACGTAGCCGAAGTTGCCGATACATTTTTCACCTCAAAAGGTTCTAAATCTATTAATTTTGGCGTGTACCAATCATCCAAAGTAAATTCACTACCCTTTTCAAAAAAGATAGAGTATTGTCCGCCTTCTGGTCCTAACCAAAAACGCTCTTCTCCTCCGTAAACGTTGATGTGTTCTTGAATCTCCTCAGACTCAAACAACTCACGATTAATCCAACCATAACTTCTACCAGATTTTCCATCGGCAGAACTTGTCATAACGCGACCTTGCAACGCAGCCGAAACTGCTACTTTAGATTGATTACTAGCATCGCTCAGTTCTATTAATTCGATGTAATTTTTCATAAAATTAACATCATCATTATAAGTAGCTCCTTCTAAAGCTTTAGTGCTTTGTTGAGCTTCTTTTACAGGCTCTATTTCTTGAGATTTCTTTTTATTATTACAAGCTGTTATTAACACAATAGCTAACGTTAAAACCCCTAAATTGGTAATTTTTTGTTGTTGTTTCATTGATAAAAAAATTATTAAATGTCTATTATTTCTGTTTAGTTTATTCTAACCAATTTACATCATAACGATGTAAAAACGGCAAAGAAGTCTCTGTACTTTCTATTTCAAGTCCCCAATTAATACGTGCTGCCTTTCCATCGTCTGAAAAATGATTCCATCTAAATCCTCCTCCTGCATCTGGTCCATTTTCAACATCATGCGTTTTCTTAAAATGGTATCCATCATCAGAATACAATACCGAACGAACCAACTCTGGTGGTCCTGTAACGCCAATCATTGCAGCTACTCCTTTTCCTTGTGGCCAAGCCAATATAGCATGGTTTCCCTGTATAACCGGATTCCCTTTATATTTCACATAAGGGCCTTCGGGTTTATTTGAAATGGCTACTCCCATTTTTGTATGATGTGGAGTTTCACCTAACTTTCTACCTTTATAATACAACCAATATTGATTATTTCTCGCAATCAAACAAGCATCATCAATAAGGTGACTGTCAAAATCTTCTTTATTAGCGCTATTGGTTAGTATTGGGTTTGATGGAAGGCGTTCCCATGGCCCATCAGGAGAATCAGAAACCGCTATTCCTATTTTTGAATCTGGATCAAATCCTTTACCATAATTTTTAGAAGTTCCTGTATAAAAAAGCCAATATTTTCCTTCTGCCACCATAATATTAGGTGTAAAAACACTACCTGCTTCCCAAGAACCTTGTTTTCCTTTGGATAAGGCCATTCCTTTTTCTGTCCAATGATATCCATCTCGAGACGTGGCATACCAAACCGTGGCATCATATCCTGTTTTTAAAGGGCCTTTGGAATACCAAACGTAATACAAATCATTCACTTTAATAACATCACTAGGGTCCCTACGAGTCACCCCTTCTTCCTCTCCAATGCCTGTGACTTTAGAATAAGTTATTGTAACCTTTTCAATTTTTTGAGCTTCGATTTTAAAAGTCACCAATAAGAAAATTGAAAATATAAATCTTAAAATGCCACTAAACGTCTTTACCTTTTGCATCATAGCATTCCTATATTTTTAGTTTGATTTGCTTTACCTGCTGATTGCGAACTACTTTTAAATTTACTTTTCCTTTTAGATTTTTAGTTACTTGATTAAATTGAGCTACGTTAGTCGTTTTTATCCCGTTTACAGCTTGAATTAAGTCGCCTTCTAAAAGACCTCCTTTTACCAAAGCACTTGTATTTAAAATAGCTGAAAGCACAACGCCTCCTTCTTCTTTACTCACTCCAAAAGCTGAAAATTCTTCACCCGATAAATTGCTAAAGGTAGCGCCTTGCCATGTTATGCTTTTTTCAACTTCACTTTCATTCTTCTCTTTAGATGATATTAAAGTTGGCATTTCTGGAGTACGCGCAATGGCTTTTAAAGAGGGCTTTTTTACACCAAACTGATCCATAGGAAAGTTTTTGAAGCCCATTTTTAAAGCTGGCGAATTTTCTTTTACTCTAAAATCACCTTTTTCAGGATTGACAAACATAGGATCTCCAAACGTTGAATTTTGATCCCAACCTAAAGTATTGGAAATTTTCATCACTTGAGCTTTATCAGCTACGTAAAAATTACGATCTACACTGGTTTCATTTACATAAGGTTCTTTCATGCGTGCAGGTTTGTGGGCAGACATAAAGATATTGCTATACACTTGATCTTTGCTCCCATTGTACCAAACATGCGGATGAAAACCATTATTTACCGTAATGTTATTCCATACATGACGACGGAAGCCTTCGCGTAATTTTAAACCGTGATTCAGCATGACATTATTATAAATGTCATAATTGCTAGATCCATCATCTAAATCAATATCCCATCCATGGTCACAACGCCATCTACTATTTCGAATAGTGGTGGTTTCTACAGCATCTAAATAAGGTAAATTCGGTTCTTCATCTATAAATTTTTGTGAAAGCTGACGGTCTTTATGCCAAAAACGATCTCTTCCCCAAGAATTGAACGATCCATGATCGTGGGTTTCTAAAACAGTATCAAAAACATCGCACCCTTCTATTAAATGACCTCCCCAAGTTCCTTCGCTAATATTAATACCTGCACGGGCACAATCGTAAATAGAAACATCGCGAACGGTAATAAATTGCGCCATAGAAATTTGTACGCCTGCTGGCTGACGTTCTGTACGACCAATACCATGAATTAAACAATCTTCTACCACAGCTTTTGCAGGATAATTGTTTGTTTTAGGTCCTGGAGTACGATCTATTTTTGACAAGTCGTTGGTTTCGTGATATTCAAATAATGGATCTCTAACTGCATTTGGGTCGCCTACAAAACAAACACCACTCGCACCGGTATCATGAATATGACATCCTTTGATTAAAGTATTACGATTATAATTGTTTACAAAAATGGCATTCCCTCCTACTTGATCAAACTCTGTGTCTAAAATTTTAATCGCTTCTGTGCCTGTTAAAAAGAAAGCGCCTCCGCGATAAATTGCCCAATCAGAACGTAAAAGAGGTTCTTTAGAATCCATAAAAGTTCTAGCCGCATGGCGAACTACAAAACCTTGTAAGGTGATGTTTTTTACAGGATTTTTTTCAGAGCCTTTAAATTCAATCAAATGTCTTAAACGTACCACCTCAACTTTTGCTTTGTTTACATCTACACCAGATTTAGGTTTGTAATAAAGGGTGTTTTTTTTAGCATTATGGTACCATTCTCCTTCGGCATCTAATTCTTCAAAAATATTTTCTACCATTCGGTATTCCTTATGCATTCCCATCTGACGGTTATTTTGCCAACCACCTTCATATTTTAATTTGTCTCCTTCTTTTCCAGTGATGCGATAATGATACCCTCCCCATCTGGCACGATGCATGGCATGAATATAACCACCTTCAGGGTTTTCCCATTGCGCAACACGTTCGTTTGAAAATGCATCTGCTGCATAACCTTGGTAAGGTTCTGCTTTTTTGGCTGCATCGTAATTAGGATAACGAGCCATTCGCTGATTTTCACCATTGATAAACACCTGATCTATTTTTAAACCTTTAGGCGTTTTTGCCATAAAAATTCCATCACGATAAAAATCCCACTTCAAATCCAACACAACACCACCACTTAAAATAGCACCTCCTTCATTTTTAGCTCGATAAACAATAGGATATTTTTCTGAACCTGAATCTTCTGCTGTGAACACAATGGTTTCTGGAAGATAATACACACCATCTCCTACATAAATATTAATTATTTCCTTTCCAGCCTTTTTACGTGCTAATTCCTGAGCTTTTTGCAAGGTAGCTACCGGGTTATTTATTGAACCATCGTTCTTATCATTTCCATCATTACTCACATAAATATCCAATCCATAACTGGAGCCAGAGATTAGAATAAATGTGACAAGACAGAGTAGTAATGTGTTAAAATGTTTCATGTTTATAGTATTGGTTTTAGTTGTATTTTTAGGATAATTACCATCCTTAGTTTTTTTATTTTGCTATATCTTCAGCATATATATTTATTTCTCTATCATTTTGTTGTGGCATACCAGGTGTACTTCTACCAGCGTCCACATAAGACTGTAATAAATTTATGAGTTCTTTTACCTTTTCTGGATGTTCCGCCTGAAGATTATGTTTTTCTTCTAAATCTTTTGACAAGTTAAAAAGCTGAACAGGAGGCAAACCAGAAGGTGTTTTTCCTGCTCTTGGATAACTCCACCCACCAGAACCTGGACAAATTGCCAGTTTCCAACCTCCTTTTCTAATGGCAAAAGATCCGTTTATGGAATGATGAACTATGGCTTCCCTATCATTGATTGATGGATTTTTTAATGTTGGAAGAAAAGAAATCCCATCTACCCCAGAAGCATCATCTAACGGGGTCCCTAATATTTCTGAACAGGTACTAATAAAATCTGTCGTACATGTGAGTCTATCGGTTTTGGTACCCGCTTTAACAACGGATGGCCAACGAACGATAAAAGGCACACGATGACCACCTTCATAAATATCTGCTTTGTGCCCTCTTAAATTACCGTTTGGATAATGTCCTTTTTCAATAAGGTCAGTAATCTTAGCAGCTGGAGAACAACCATTGTCCGTTGAGAAAATCACAAGAGTATTTTCATTCAAATCATGTTTATCGAGCGTCTTAAGTACCTCACCCACAACCCAATCTGTTTCCATTATAAAATCACCATATTTACCAATCGAGGACTTTCCCTGCCATTTTTTGCTCGGCACAATGGGTGTATGTGGTGATGTTAATGGTAAATACAAAAAGAAAGGTTTATCATTTTTAGCTCTTTCATCAATGTACGCAACCGATTTTTTGGCAAAATCCCTTAAGCAATCTATGGCTTCAAAATCGGCTGTAGCGGCCCCTTTTCTTGGAAATGCTTTTGTTACTATAGGAATATTTGTAGCATATTCGTTTTCAATATAAACATAAGGAGGCATATCCAAAGAAGCAGTTATTCCAAAAAAATAATCAAATCCATTACTCGTAGGTGTTATAGCAGGCTTGCTATAATCTATATTCCATCCTTTTCCTTCTTGCCCCTCTTTATTTTTATAATCAGCAATTGTCTGCCAGCCAATACCTAAGTGCCATTTACCTATACAAGCTGTATGATAACCTGCTTCCTTTAAAAAACTCGCCACTGTTACTTCCTCTTTCTTAATTAAAGGCGCTTCTGTTGGGTTGCCAAATACATGATTAGCAAGTCTAGTCCGCCAATTATAGCGACCAGTTAGCAATGAATAGCGTGATGGCGTACATACTGATGAAGACGTATGTGCATCTGTAAATTGCATCCCCTCATTTACCAAACGATCTAAATGTGGTGTATGAGCTTTTCCATAATTATTAGAAATATCACCTATTCCCATATCATCAGCAAAAATGAAAATGATATTGGGCGTATCTTGAGCTTGCATTTTTGAAGTACTTATACAGGCCACCAATAGGAAACAATAAAGACTTTTTAAGTATGTATTCATGTTATTTTTCATTTTTCCACAATATAATATTATCGATATCATTTTTAAGAACCGTTCCATTACGTGTAGCTCCAGAATAGATATCTGTTTTTAAATCTTTTAAAAGTTGTTTTACTATTTCTGGCTCTGTTTCATATAAATTTGTCGTTTCACTAGGGTCTTTTTCCAAGTTATACAACTGCGCTATTGGAGCATTTTCTGCTACTTCATGTTCTCGTGGAGCTGTCCAACCACCAGAACCTTTTGCTAAAAGTAACTTCCATTTTCCTTGCCTGTAAGCAAAATGACCACTTATTGAATGATGAATAACACCATTACGCTCTGAGTTAATAGGTTTTTGCTTTAATGCTGGTAAAAAGCTAAAACTATCTTCTGCTCCGTTTGACGGAAGTGAAGTTTTCGTAATTTCGGAGATGGTTGCAAACAAATCGGTTAAACATATTAATTCTTTTGACTCAGTTCCTTCTTTTACCAAAACTGGCCAACGAACAATAAAAGGAATCCTATGTCCACCATCCCATAAATCGGCTTTAGACCCCCTCATATGCGCACTAACATAATGGCCTTTTTCTGCCAATGCAGGAATATTTGCAGCTTTGGATGCTCCATTATCGCTTGTAAAAATTATTAACGTGTTTTCTGATAAACCATTTTTTTCTAACGCTTTAGAAACTTCACCAATCACATTATCGGTTTCCATCACAAAATCACCATAAGGACCTAATTCACTTTTTCCTTGCCAATCGGCCGAAGGGACTATGGGTGTATGAGGAGAACCTAAGGGAAGGTATAAGAAAAAAGGCGTGTTTTTATCTTTAGCCCTTTCGTTAATGTATGTTACCGAATTCTTTGTTAATGAAGGCAAAAAATTAATTTCGTCTTCATGCTTAATTACCTTGTCATTTTCTATAATTTCCTTCATACTTCCTGCATGATGAATCCCATAAAAATAATCAAAGCCTCTGGTAATAGGTCCATCTGGTATGTTTGTACCAATAGGAGCTTTAAAACCTTTTTTGTTTTTTGGTTTCTCAAGTAATTTTCCTGTACTAGGATTTAAATAGTTAAAATTCATATGCCATTTTCCTAAAATTGCAGTATGATACCCTAATTTTTTAAGATGACTTGCTACTGTAGGACGGTTTTCCACAATTAAATTATCTCTATATCCTTGTACTACTCCACTTTGTAATTTAGTTCGCCAACTATACCTACCTGTCATGATCCCATATCTAGTAGGAGTGCAAACTGCAGAACCTGAATGTGCATCAGTAAACACCATACCCTGATTCGCTAACTTATCTGCATTAGGTGTTACCATTTTGGAAATTTTAGGTGCTAGTGCATGTACATCGCCATACCCCAAATCATCACAAATAATATAGACGATATTAGGACGAGTTACAACCCTTTTTCCTGATTGCAGTTTCTTATTCTTAGCTAATGAAACACCAGAACCAACAGCTAATAAAACAAACGATAAAATAAATTTTTGAACTATTTTCCCCATATTTTCTTTATTATTTTTTAGGTCTATAAGTATCTAAAACAGCTTCCATTTCTTTGACTACTTCAGGAAATTGATTGTACACATTGGTAGTTTGATATTTATCTTTTTCTAAATCGTACAACTGAGCAACTTGAGCAGTTTCTTTTAGCTTTCCGTTTTCCATGTCGCTATTTTTTCCTCCTACAAAATTTACTGCTGGTGCACCGCCCCAAGCATGATGGTGTGGTTTTGACCCACCAAAACCACCACTTCCTTTTGCTGGAATGTACATCCACTTTCCTTTACGAAGCGATAAATGTGTAGACTTATGCGGTGCAAGAAGTAACTCGTTTCGAATAGGTTCACTAGGATTATCGATAAATGCAGGTAATACATTTATACTATCTAAATTCTCTAAACTGTTCGGATTTTGCCCTGTAACAGCCATAAATGTTGCCAACATATCTACATTACAAATTAATTGGTCAGAAACGGTTCCTGGTGCAATTTTCCCTGGCCATTTGGCTATAAATGGAATTCTGTGTCCGCCTTCCCAAACACCAAATTTAAATCCTAATAAATCACCATTAATTTTATGTCCCGCTTTTACAGCATTACGTCCACCTAAATTTAACATCGCCCCGTTATCGCTGGTAAAAATAATTAATGTATTGTCTGCAACACCTTGTTTTTCTAGGGTAGACATTACTTGACCAACCATCCAATCTAACTCTTGAATAAAATCACCATAAAGTTCGGCATCGCTTTTTCCTTGAAAATTAGTTCCTGGAGTAAAAGGATGATGAATATGCGTCGTTGCAAAATATAAAAAGAAAGGATCATTTTTTTTGTTGGTTGTTTTTTCTGTAATCCAATCCACAGCTTTACCAGCCAACACTTCGCCTACGGTATAATCATTGTACAATTTATGAGCATCAACAGCACCATTAAACATATTTTGTGTTCTTTGAGATGCTTCTGGCGGAATTGGTGTTATTGGAGTAACTTCTTTGTCTTTTCCTCTACCTACAAAAACCAACGGATCTTTTGGATCACTTCCAACCACATTAGTATTTTCAACATACACATAAGGTGGCGCACTATTTACTAATGGCACTCCATAATAATAATCGAAACCTAAATCATTTGGCCCTGGACTTAAAGGTTCTTGCCAATCATTTTTTCCTTTTTTAAATCCTAAATGCCATTTTCCTAAAGCTGCCGTAGCATAACCACTATTTTTAAATACATCGGCAATGGTAATTTGTTCTGTATCGATTAATAATTCCGATGGTACTGCAGCGGGTCCCCAAATGCCTTTTCCGCTATTACCGCGAACAGGATATTGCCCTGTTAATAAAGCATAACGAGACGGTGTACAAACTGCAGATGCGGAGTGAGCATCGGTAAACATTTTTCCTTCGTTTGCCAGTTTATCAATATTAGGTGTTTTTACTTTGGTGGCGCCGTAACAACCCAGATCGCCATAACCTAAATCGTCCACCAAAATATAAACGACATTGGGTTTTTCTTGAGCTTGGATTTTTATTGTACTACTTATAAAAAATAAACAAACACTTAATGTTAGTGATATTCCTAATTTTATTTTCATGGTTTTCGATTTAAATTTTTTCTTGAATATTTTCAAACGGAGGCACGCGTTGGTCCGTTCCTATCACATCAATATCTCCTAGTTCTTTTTTTATTCTTTCTGCTTCTTTTAGCAATTCTTCTACAATCTCAGGATGTTTTTTAGAGATATCTGTTAGTTCTCCCATGTCGTGATCCAAATCGAATAATAACGGGCGACCTAAAGCAATCAATCCTCTACACCCAATATTTTTTAAGTTACTTCCGTTAAACGGTTTTTCGTTTTTGTTTTTAGACCAAAACGGTTGATCTTCTGAAGTTCTTGGTAAATGCAACTTCCATGGTCCTTTTCTAATGGCTTGTAAATTAATTCCATTATAGTAGTACACATATTTGTGTGGAGAGATTCCTTTTCCTGTTTTTAAAACTGAAGTAATATTTTTTCCATCGATGACTCTATCTTTTGGAGTTTCTGCTCCAGCCAAAGAAGCTAAGGTTGGCAATAAATCCATAGATGATAAAAACGTATCATTCACTCCTGTTGCAAATTTCCCTTTCCATTTGATAATGGCCGGAATACGAAAACCACCTTCCATAGTAGTATATTTTCCTCCGTTTAAAGGTCCTGCTGAACCTCCAAAATGACAAATAGCAGGCCCGTTATCTGATAAGAAAATAACAATGGTATTTTCATCTAATTTTTTATCAGCAAGTGCTTGGGTTAATCTACCAACATGATAATCCAACTCCTGAACATAATCTCCGTACAAACTCCCTTTTGAAGTTCCAATAAAGTCTTTACTAGGCTTAATGGGAGAATG is a window from the Pseudalgibacter alginicilyticus genome containing:
- a CDS encoding DUF6786 family protein; the encoded protein is MKQQQKITNLGVLTLAIVLITACNNKKKSQEIEPVKEAQQSTKALEGATYNDDVNFMKNYIELIELSDASNQSKVAVSAALQGRVMTSSADGKSGRSYGWINRELFESEEIQEHINVYGGEERFWLGPEGGQYSIFFEKGSEFTLDDWYTPKLIDLEPFEVKNVSATSATFTKKASLKNYSGFQFDMEIEREVAILSKDDIQKELGLQSLSENLKTVAYQTTNTLINIGKKDWKKDSGLLSIWLLGMFNHSPNTTIVIPYVQGDDAALGKVVNDTYFGKVPADRLVVKENAIFFKGDGEYRSKIGLTPMRAKDIAGSYDSANGILTIVKYNKPKNVTDYVNSMWEIQEEPFSGDVINAYNDGAPEPGAKPLGPFYELETSSPALALKAEESGTHIQTTYHIEGDETTLNPLVKELFGVSINDIKTAFN
- a CDS encoding family 43 glycosylhydrolase; translation: MTFKIEAQKIEKVTITYSKVTGIGEEEGVTRRDPSDVIKVNDLYYVWYSKGPLKTGYDATVWYATSRDGYHWTEKGMALSKGKQGSWEAGSVFTPNIMVAEGKYWLFYTGTSKNYGKGFDPDSKIGIAVSDSPDGPWERLPSNPILTNSANKEDFDSHLIDDACLIARNNQYWLYYKGRKLGETPHHTKMGVAISNKPEGPYVKYKGNPVIQGNHAILAWPQGKGVAAMIGVTGPPELVRSVLYSDDGYHFKKTHDVENGPDAGGGFRWNHFSDDGKAARINWGLEIESTETSLPFLHRYDVNWLE
- a CDS encoding PDZ domain-containing protein, with product MKHFNTLLLCLVTFILISGSSYGLDIYVSNDGNDKNDGSINNPVATLQKAQELARKKAGKEIINIYVGDGVYYLPETIVFTAEDSGSEKYPIVYRAKNEGGAILSGGVVLDLKWDFYRDGIFMAKTPKGLKIDQVFINGENQRMARYPNYDAAKKAEPYQGYAADAFSNERVAQWENPEGGYIHAMHRARWGGYHYRITGKEGDKLKYEGGWQNNRQMGMHKEYRMVENIFEELDAEGEWYHNAKKNTLYYKPKSGVDVNKAKVEVVRLRHLIEFKGSEKNPVKNITLQGFVVRHAARTFMDSKEPLLRSDWAIYRGGAFFLTGTEAIKILDTEFDQVGGNAIFVNNYNRNTLIKGCHIHDTGASGVCFVGDPNAVRDPLFEYHETNDLSKIDRTPGPKTNNYPAKAVVEDCLIHGIGRTERQPAGVQISMAQFITVRDVSIYDCARAGINISEGTWGGHLIEGCDVFDTVLETHDHGSFNSWGRDRFWHKDRQLSQKFIDEEPNLPYLDAVETTTIRNSRWRCDHGWDIDLDDGSSNYDIYNNVMLNHGLKLREGFRRHVWNNITVNNGFHPHVWYNGSKDQVYSNIFMSAHKPARMKEPYVNETSVDRNFYVADKAQVMKISNTLGWDQNSTFGDPMFVNPEKGDFRVKENSPALKMGFKNFPMDQFGVKKPSLKAIARTPEMPTLISSKEKNESEVEKSITWQGATFSNLSGEEFSAFGVSKEEGGVVLSAILNTSALVKGGLLEGDLIQAVNGIKTTNVAQFNQVTKNLKGKVNLKVVRNQQVKQIKLKI
- a CDS encoding sulfatase family protein — encoded protein: MNTYLKSLYCFLLVACISTSKMQAQDTPNIIFIFADDMGIGDISNNYGKAHTPHLDRLVNEGMQFTDAHTSSSVCTPSRYSLLTGRYNWRTRLANHVFGNPTEAPLIKKEEVTVASFLKEAGYHTACIGKWHLGIGWQTIADYKNKEGQEGKGWNIDYSKPAITPTSNGFDYFFGITASLDMPPYVYIENEYATNIPIVTKAFPRKGAATADFEAIDCLRDFAKKSVAYIDERAKNDKPFFLYLPLTSPHTPIVPSKKWQGKSSIGKYGDFIMETDWVVGEVLKTLDKHDLNENTLVIFSTDNGCSPAAKITDLIEKGHYPNGNLRGHKADIYEGGHRVPFIVRWPSVVKAGTKTDRLTCTTDFISTCSEILGTPLDDASGVDGISFLPTLKNPSINDREAIVHHSINGSFAIRKGGWKLAICPGSGGWSYPRAGKTPSGLPPVQLFNLSKDLEEKHNLQAEHPEKVKELINLLQSYVDAGRSTPGMPQQNDREINIYAEDIAK
- a CDS encoding sulfatase family protein; protein product: MGKIVQKFILSFVLLAVGSGVSLAKNKKLQSGKRVVTRPNIVYIICDDLGYGDVHALAPKISKMVTPNADKLANQGMVFTDAHSGSAVCTPTRYGIMTGRYSWRTKLQSGVVQGYRDNLIVENRPTVASHLKKLGYHTAILGKWHMNFNYLNPSTGKLLEKPKNKKGFKAPIGTNIPDGPITRGFDYFYGIHHAGSMKEIIENDKVIKHEDEINFLPSLTKNSVTYINERAKDKNTPFFLYLPLGSPHTPIVPSADWQGKSELGPYGDFVMETDNVIGEVSKALEKNGLSENTLIIFTSDNGASKAANIPALAEKGHYVSAHMRGSKADLWDGGHRIPFIVRWPVLVKEGTESKELICLTDLFATISEITKTSLPSNGAEDSFSFLPALKQKPINSERNGVIHHSISGHFAYRQGKWKLLLAKGSGGWTAPREHEVAENAPIAQLYNLEKDPSETTNLYETEPEIVKQLLKDLKTDIYSGATRNGTVLKNDIDNIILWKNEK
- a CDS encoding sulfatase family protein — translated: MKIKLGISLTLSVCLFFISSTIKIQAQEKPNVVYILVDDLGYGDLGCYGATKVKTPNIDKLANEGKMFTDAHSASAVCTPSRYALLTGQYPVRGNSGKGIWGPAAVPSELLIDTEQITIADVFKNSGYATAALGKWHLGFKKGKNDWQEPLSPGPNDLGFDYYYGVPLVNSAPPYVYVENTNVVGSDPKDPLVFVGRGKDKEVTPITPIPPEASQRTQNMFNGAVDAHKLYNDYTVGEVLAGKAVDWITEKTTNKKNDPFFLYFATTHIHHPFTPGTNFQGKSDAELYGDFIQELDWMVGQVMSTLEKQGVADNTLIIFTSDNGAMLNLGGRNAVKAGHKINGDLLGFKFGVWEGGHRIPFIAKWPGKIAPGTVSDQLICNVDMLATFMAVTGQNPNSLENLDSINVLPAFIDNPSEPIRNELLLAPHKSTHLSLRKGKWMYIPAKGSGGFGGSKPHHHAWGGAPAVNFVGGKNSDMENGKLKETAQVAQLYDLEKDKYQTTNVYNQFPEVVKEMEAVLDTYRPKK
- a CDS encoding sulfatase family protein, with the protein product MKIFIKLSILICFSAVLKMHAQEKPNIIILFADDLGYGDLSCYGAQDVKTPNIDQLANEGLRFTDFQVASSVCSPSRAALLTGRYPMRNGFPVAQGKIEKHKDYGLDPDEITIADMLLKEDYATMAIGKWHLGFNKGHQPTDHGFQQHYGLQSNWNTSHPDLDDVYHNGKVVKENVAFETLIGDYTNKAIEYMEENKENPFFLYLAYHSVHSPIKPSKDFIGTSKGSLYGDYVQELDYHVGRLTQALADKKLDENTIVIFLSDNGPAICHFGGSAGPLNGGKYTTMEGGFRIPAIIKWKGKFATGVNDTFLSSMDLLPTLASLAGAETPKDRVIDGKNITSVLKTGKGISPHKYVYYYNGINLQAIRKGPWKLHLPRTSEDQPFWSKNKNEKPFNGSNLKNIGCRGLIALGRPLLFDLDHDMGELTDISKKHPEIVEELLKEAERIKKELGDIDVIGTDQRVPPFENIQEKI